In a genomic window of Panthera tigris isolate Pti1 chromosome D4, P.tigris_Pti1_mat1.1, whole genome shotgun sequence:
- the LOC102956457 gene encoding interferon omega-1 has product MALLRPLLTALALLTCRPGGSLGCALPGSHAQVSRDNLVLLGQMRRLSPFLCLRARKDFRFPREVLEGGQLREAQAAAAVLRELLQQTFNLLHTERSSAAWSPAPLHGLRSGLHRQLEALDACLVQATGEGERAPGMHGPALAIKRYFQDIRVYLEDQGYSDCAWEIVRLEIMRALSSSATLHDSLAIKDGDLGSP; this is encoded by the coding sequence ATGGCTCTCCTGCGCCCTCTGCTGACCGCCCTGGCGCTGCTCACCTGCCGCCCTGGAGGCTCTCTGGGCTGTGCCCTGCCTGGGAGCCACGCGCAGGTTAGCAGGGACAACTTGGTGCTCCTGGGCCAGATGCGGAGACTGTCCCCTTTCTTGTGCCTGCGGGCCAGAAAAGACTTCCGCTTCCCCCGGGAGGTGCTGGAGGGCGGCCAGCTCCGGGAGGCccaggccgccgccgccgtccTGCGGGAGCTGCTCCAGCAGACCTTCAACCTGTTGCACACGGAGCGCTCCTCGGCGGCCTGGAGCCCCGCGCCGCTGCACGGACTCCGCTCTGGCCTCCACCGGCAGCTGGAAGCCCTGGACGCCTGCCTGGTGCAGGCCACGGGCGAGGGAGAGCGCGCCCCGGGGATGCACGGCCCTGCCCTGGCCATCAAGAGGTACTTCCAGGACATCCGCGTCTACCTGGAGGACCAGGGATACAGTGACTGCGCCTGGGAAATTGTCAGACTGGAAATCATGAGAGCCTTGTCCTCCTCGGCGACCTTGCACGACAGCTTGGCCATCAAGGATGGAGACCTGGGGTCACCTTGA